One Tursiops truncatus isolate mTurTru1 chromosome 3, mTurTru1.mat.Y, whole genome shotgun sequence DNA segment encodes these proteins:
- the PGGT1B gene encoding geranylgeranyl transferase type-1 subunit beta isoform X2, producing MLDSLDVVNKDDIIEWIYSLQVLPTEDRSNLNRCGFRGSSYLGIPFNPSKNPGTAHPYDSGHIAMTYTGLSCLVILGDDLSRVNKEACLAGLRALQLEDGSFCAVPEGSENDMRFVYCASCICYMLNNWSGMDMKKAINYIRRSMSYDNGLAQGAGLESHGGSTFCGIASLCLMGKLEEVFSEKELNRIKRWCIMRQQNGYHGRPNKPVDTCYSFWVGATLKLLKIFQYTNFEKNRNYILSTQDRLVGGFAKWPDSHPDALHAYFGICGLSLMEESGICKVHPALNVSTRTSERLRDLHQSWKTKDSKQCSENVHIST from the exons ATGTTGGACTCCTTAGATGTGGTGAACAAGGATGATATAATCGAGTGGATTTACTCCCTGCAGGTCCTTCCCACAGAAGACA gatCAAATCTAAATCGCTGTGGTTTCCGAGGCTCTTCATACCTGGGTATTCCATTCAATCCATCAAAG AATCCTGGAACAGCTCATCCTTATGATAGTGGCCACATAGCAATGACCTACACTGGCCTTTCATGCTTAGTTATTCTTGGAGATGACCTAAGCCGAGTAAATAAAGAAGCTTGCTTAGCAGGCTTGAGAGCCCTTCAGCTAGAAGATGGAAG tttttgtgcaGTACCTGAAGGCAGTGAAAATGACATGCGATTTGTATACTGTGCTTCCTGTATTTGCTATATGCTCAACAACTGGTCTGGCATGGATATGAAAAAAGCCATCAACTATATTAGAAGAAGTATG tcctATGACAATGGGTTGGCACAGGGAGCTGGACTTGAATCTCATG GAGGATCAACTTTTTGTGGCATTGCATCACTGTGCCTGATGGGTAAACTAGAAGAagttttttcagaaaaagaattgaacAGGATAAAGAGGTGGTGTATAATGAGACAACAAAATGGTTATCATGGAAGACCTAATAAGCCTGTCGACACCTGTTATTCTTTTTGGGTGGGAGCAACTCTAAAg CTTCTGAAAATTTTCCAGTATACTAACTTcgagaaaaatagaaattatatcttATCAACTCAAGATCGCCTCGTAGGGGGATTTGCCAAGTGGCCAGATAGTCATCcag ATGCTTTGCATGCATACTTTGGAATTTGTGGCCTGTCACTAATGGAGGAAAGTGGCATTTGTAAAGTTCATCCTGCCCTGAACGTAAGCACACGGACTTCTGAGCGCCTTCGAGATCTCCATCAGAGCTGGAAAACCAAGGACTCTAAACAGTGCTCAGAGAATGTACACATCTCCACATGA